The following are encoded together in the Aerococcus mictus genome:
- a CDS encoding isoprenyl transferase, whose product MNETHPFDPNLEIPQHVAIIMDGNGRWAKERGLKRTDGHHEGLKAIRRVAVAASQIGVKILTVYAFSTENWKRPRSEVSYLMKLPNLMEAELLPELIENNVQVKIMGNKGSVPKYTIQSIENAIDKTKDNTGLILNIAFNYGSRAEIVEAVKEIAGEVKSGDLDLDSIDEDTISHHLMTQQLAPYNDPDFLIRSSGEVRLSNYLLWQLAYSEMYFIDTKWPDFDKKIFLSCIGEYQSRQRRYGGLK is encoded by the coding sequence ATGAACGAAACGCATCCTTTTGATCCTAATTTAGAAATTCCCCAGCATGTTGCAATTATCATGGATGGTAACGGTCGTTGGGCGAAGGAACGTGGTCTAAAGCGTACTGATGGACACCATGAGGGCCTAAAAGCCATTCGCCGCGTCGCTGTAGCGGCCAGTCAAATCGGTGTCAAGATATTAACTGTATATGCCTTTTCTACCGAAAATTGGAAACGCCCTCGTAGTGAAGTGTCTTATCTCATGAAATTGCCTAATTTAATGGAAGCAGAACTCTTGCCCGAATTGATAGAGAATAATGTTCAGGTTAAAATTATGGGGAATAAAGGCTCAGTGCCTAAATACACTATCCAATCTATTGAAAATGCTATAGATAAGACTAAGGATAACACTGGCTTAATCCTCAATATTGCCTTTAATTATGGGAGTAGAGCTGAGATAGTTGAGGCGGTAAAGGAAATTGCCGGTGAAGTTAAATCTGGGGATTTAGATCTTGACTCGATAGATGAAGACACGATCAGCCATCATCTCATGACCCAACAACTTGCACCTTACAATGACCCTGATTTTTTAATTCGCTCGAGTGGGGAAGTCCGGTTAAGTAATTATTTACTTTGGCAATTGGCCTATAGTGAAATGTATTTTATTGATACTAAGTGGCCTGATTTTGA